Proteins encoded within one genomic window of Oncorhynchus masou masou isolate Uvic2021 chromosome 1, UVic_Omas_1.1, whole genome shotgun sequence:
- the LOC135549226 gene encoding beta-crystallin B2-like, which translates to MPSQTHWHRQVLVRDSQPSLSTLFYFITSFIILFTMATDHQNPASKQQQPGTSAFKLIIYEQENFQGRCHELTGPCNDLQEAGVEKVGSILVLCGPWVGYEQANCKGEQYVFEKGEYPRWDSWTNSRRSDNIFAFRPIKVDSQEHKIVLYENPSFAGKKIEIIDDDVPSFHSHGYQEKVTSVRVQSGTWVGYQYPGYRGYQYLFEKGEYKDCAEFGAQFPQIQSVRRIRDMQWHQRGAFHPVAGAN; encoded by the exons ATGCCATCCCAAACACACTGGCACAGACAGGTACTGGTAAGAGATTCACAACCGTCGCTCTccacattattttattttattact aGTTTCATCATCCTGTTCACTATGGCCACAGACCACCAGAACCCTGCATCCAAGCAGCAGCAGCCAGGCACCAGTGCTTTCaag TTGATCATCTATGAACAGGAGAACTTCCAGGGGCGTTGCCATGAGCTGACTGGTCCCTGTAACGACCTCCAGGAAGCAGGCGTGGAGAAAGTGGGCTCCATACTGGTGCTGTGTGGACC ATGGGTGGGTTACGAGCAGGCTAACTGTAAAGGAGAACAGTATGTGTTTGAGAAGGGGGAGTATCCTCGCTGGGATTCCTGGACCAACAGCAGACGTAGCGACAACATCTTTGCATTCCGCCCCATTAAAGTG GACAGCCAGGAGCACAAGATTGTCCTTTATGAAAACCCCAGTTTCGCGGGGAAGAAGATCGAGATCATAGATGATGATGTCCCCAGCTTCCACTCACATGGATACCAAGAGAAGGTCACCTCTGTCAGAGTTCAGAGTGGCAC TTGGGTGGGGTACCAGTATCCTGGCTACAGAGGCTATCAGTACCTGTTTGAGAAGGGGGAATACAAGGACTGTGCTGAGTTTGGTGCCCAGTTCCCTCAGATCCAGTCCGTCAGGCGCATCCGAGACATGCAGTGGCACCAGAGGGGAGCTTTTCACCCTGTCGCTGGTGCCAACTAA